In Bacteroides coprosuis DSM 18011, the following are encoded in one genomic region:
- a CDS encoding hypothetical protein (KEGG: bfs:BF3407 hypothetical protein~SPTR: Putative uncharacterized protein;~IMG reference gene:2504106537), whose protein sequence is MTNQDKELVKSFEAKLRHLLFLYEKVKKENIKLQELLEDEKKKTLELENKYRSLHGDYTHLKTALIINPNRKDIKDTKDRLSKLVREVDKCIALLNI, encoded by the coding sequence ATGACAAACCAAGACAAAGAACTAGTAAAATCATTTGAGGCGAAACTGCGTCACTTACTTTTTCTATATGAAAAGGTAAAAAAAGAAAACATTAAATTACAAGAGCTACTCGAGGATGAGAAAAAGAAAACTCTCGAACTCGAAAACAAATATAGAAGCTTACACGGTGATTACACCCATTTAAAAACAGCTTTGATAATCAATCCAAACAGGAAAGATATTAAAGATACTAAGGATCGATTATCAAAATTAGTGCGTGAAGTCGATAAGTGCATTGCTTTACTTAATATATAA
- a CDS encoding hypothetical protein (KEGG: bth:BT_4418 hypothetical protein~SPTR: Putative uncharacterized protein;~IMG reference gene:2504106536~PFAM: Cell division protein ZapA), with product MDDNKIKINLYLNEQYYPMTINRDEEEDVRAAAKKVNDYLSSAKQYFDNGELGENRLLTMVSFQFALSYIRAEQKGDTTPCIDKIKEWDSLLENKLLADYTDNNLAFLDNKDKEG from the coding sequence ATGGACGATAATAAAATAAAAATAAATTTATACTTGAATGAGCAGTACTATCCGATGACTATCAATCGAGATGAGGAAGAGGATGTTCGTGCTGCTGCAAAAAAAGTAAACGATTACCTTAGCTCTGCTAAGCAATATTTTGACAATGGCGAATTAGGAGAAAATAGATTACTTACAATGGTTTCTTTTCAATTTGCTTTATCATATATTCGAGCTGAACAAAAAGGGGATACCACTCCATGTATTGACAAGATCAAGGAATGGGATAGTTTACTAGAAAATAAGCTATTGGCTGATTATACGGATAATAATCTGGCATTCTTGGATAATAAAGATAAAGAAGGATAA
- a CDS encoding putative transcriptional regulator (COGs: COG2865 transcriptional regulator protein~InterPro IPR007421~KEGG: bfs:BF3380 hypothetical protein~PFAM: ATPase, AAA-4~SPTR: Putative uncharacterized protein;~IMG reference gene:2504106548~PFAM: Divergent AAA domain), with protein MKISTNRHFIDLLISEGEHQQQDFKFEISNAKKIAKSLSAFANTDGGRLLIGVKDNGKIAGIQSEEELYMIEAAADLYCTPKVAYDVEEYEIDGKSILVIQIPQAKQKPVLAKDEKGKMWAYVRIKDENILASKVHLEVWKHKKKPKGEFVSYTQEEKLFLKILEDKEELTLNQFIKTTQMPRYRVIRLLTKFILFGIIEPQFKDRNFVYRLL; from the coding sequence ATGAAAATTTCAACAAATAGACATTTTATAGATTTACTCATTTCGGAAGGAGAGCATCAACAACAAGATTTTAAATTTGAAATATCTAATGCCAAGAAAATAGCTAAATCTCTATCTGCCTTTGCTAATACCGACGGAGGCAGACTACTTATAGGAGTGAAGGATAACGGAAAAATTGCAGGAATACAATCAGAAGAAGAATTGTATATGATAGAAGCTGCAGCAGACTTATATTGCACACCCAAAGTAGCATATGATGTTGAAGAGTATGAAATTGATGGGAAAAGCATCCTAGTCATTCAAATACCCCAAGCTAAACAAAAACCTGTATTAGCAAAAGATGAGAAAGGGAAAATGTGGGCTTATGTGCGCATTAAAGATGAAAATATTCTAGCTAGCAAAGTACACTTAGAAGTATGGAAGCATAAAAAAAAGCCAAAAGGTGAATTTGTAAGCTACACACAAGAAGAAAAGCTATTCTTGAAAATATTAGAAGATAAAGAAGAGCTTACTCTAAACCAATTCATCAAAACAACTCAGATGCCGAGATACAGAGTAATCAGACTACTTACCAAGTTTATTTTATTTGGGATCATTGAGCCTCAATTCAAAGATCGAAATTTTGTATATCGATTACTTTAG
- a CDS encoding protein of unknown function DUF224 cysteine-rich region domain protein (COGs: COG0247 Fe-S oxidoreductase~InterPro IPR004017~KEGG: bth:BT_4455 oxidoreductase, putative glycolate oxidase~PFAM: Cysteine-rich domain~SPTR: Oxidoreductase, putative glycolate oxidase;~IMG reference gene:2504106540~PFAM: Cysteine-rich domain): MKIGLFIPCYVNAIYPNVGVASYKLLESLGLDVDYPLDQTCCGQPMANAGFEGEAVDVAKKFDTLFEKYDYIVGPSASCVSFVKENHPHILEKEGHKCQSAGKIYDICEFIHDVVKPKKLAAKFPHTVSIHNSCHGVRELGLSSPSEKNIPYKNKLRDLLEMVEGIDIKEPKHIDECCGFGGMFAVEEQAVSTQMGVDKVKDHMSTGATYITGPDSSCLMHMQGVIKREKYPIEIIHIVEILASGL, from the coding sequence ATGAAAATTGGATTGTTTATTCCATGTTATGTGAATGCTATTTACCCTAATGTAGGAGTAGCATCATATAAGTTACTAGAAAGTCTTGGATTAGATGTTGATTACCCTTTAGATCAAACTTGTTGCGGCCAGCCTATGGCGAATGCAGGGTTTGAAGGTGAAGCTGTAGATGTGGCAAAAAAATTTGATACACTTTTTGAAAAGTATGATTACATTGTTGGTCCATCAGCGAGTTGCGTTTCTTTTGTTAAAGAGAACCATCCTCATATTTTAGAAAAGGAAGGTCATAAATGTCAAAGTGCAGGGAAAATTTACGATATATGTGAGTTTATTCACGATGTGGTTAAACCTAAAAAATTGGCTGCTAAGTTCCCTCATACTGTTAGTATTCATAATAGCTGTCATGGCGTTCGTGAATTAGGTCTTTCCTCTCCAAGTGAAAAGAATATTCCTTATAAAAATAAACTTCGTGATTTGTTAGAAATGGTCGAAGGCATTGATATCAAAGAACCAAAGCATATTGATGAATGCTGTGGTTTTGGTGGAATGTTTGCTGTGGAAGAACAGGCCGTATCTACACAGATGGGTGTTGATAAAGTTAAGGACCATATGAGTACAGGTGCTACTTATATTACTGGTCCTGATAGTTCTTGCTTAATGCATATGCAGGGTGTTATCAAAAGAGAGAAATATCCTATTGAAATAATTCACATTGTTGAAATTTTAGCTTCAGGATTATGA
- a CDS encoding hypothetical protein (KEGG: bth:BT_4472 hypothetical protein~SPTR: Putative uncharacterized protein;~IMG reference gene:2504106546): MKRLFLSLCLIISFGTLAAQNIQLHYDFGRSLYNELDGRPLMTSTIEHFHPDSWGNTFFFVDMNYTSNGVSSAYMEIFRQISFSSKCPINLHFEYNGGVIKNGSLNNAYLTGLTYNYNSKDFLKGISFSVLYKYLQKNSSPQSFQFTTSWYYNFSDGLFTCCGFADLWREKTNYGLMIFLTEPQFWVNLNKIKGINDRFNLSVGSEVKLSHNFEGRDGFYCIPTLAMKWTL; this comes from the coding sequence ATGAAACGATTATTTCTATCACTTTGTTTAATTATTTCGTTTGGTACTTTAGCTGCCCAAAACATTCAGCTGCATTATGATTTCGGTAGGTCACTGTATAATGAGCTAGATGGTAGACCTTTAATGACTTCTACAATAGAGCATTTTCATCCAGATTCATGGGGGAATACTTTTTTCTTTGTAGATATGAACTATACGAGTAACGGTGTTTCTTCTGCTTATATGGAAATTTTCCGTCAAATTAGCTTTTCTTCTAAATGCCCTATTAATTTGCATTTTGAGTACAATGGGGGTGTTATAAAAAATGGGTCATTGAATAATGCCTATTTAACGGGTCTAACTTATAATTATAATTCAAAAGACTTTTTGAAAGGAATTTCTTTTAGTGTCCTTTATAAGTACTTACAGAAAAATTCTTCACCTCAGAGTTTTCAGTTTACTACTTCTTGGTATTATAACTTTAGCGATGGTCTGTTTACTTGTTGTGGGTTTGCCGACTTATGGAGAGAAAAAACAAATTATGGTTTAATGATATTTCTTACAGAACCTCAGTTTTGGGTAAATCTAAATAAAATAAAAGGTATAAATGACCGTTTTAATTTAAGTGTAGGTTCAGAGGTTAAATTAAGTCATAATTTTGAAGGTAGAGATGGCTTTTATTGTATTCCTACATTAGCAATGAAATGGACTTTATAA
- a CDS encoding lipolytic protein G-D-S-L family (COGs: COG2755 Lysophospholipase L1 and related esterase~InterPro IPR001087~KEGG: bfr:BF1731 sialate O-acetylesterase~PFAM: Lipase, GDSL~SPTR: Sialate O-acetylesterase;~IMG reference gene:2504106538~PFAM: GDSL-like Lipase/Acylhydrolase), translating to MKVIKLLTLSFFVLLSISGFSQERKYSTFYEQRASLFDELKVEQSDIIFLGNSITNGAEWAELFNNYLVKNRGISGDTCEGVYDRLESILRGHPRKVFLLIGINDLGRGSSSDFVVKGIKKIVCKIIEDSPNTEVYIQSLLPVNNRFNLFSGHTSKGEDILKINKALISLSDELDLTYIDLYSFFVNQEGMLDEKYTNDGLHLLGKGYKLWVDIVKRYI from the coding sequence ATGAAAGTAATAAAACTATTGACTCTATCTTTTTTTGTGCTCTTATCCATTTCTGGGTTTTCTCAAGAGCGTAAGTATTCTACTTTTTATGAGCAGAGGGCTTCTTTGTTTGATGAATTAAAGGTGGAGCAATCTGATATTATATTCCTCGGTAATAGTATTACTAATGGTGCTGAATGGGCTGAATTATTTAATAATTATTTAGTGAAGAATAGAGGAATTAGTGGCGATACTTGTGAGGGTGTTTATGATCGTTTAGAATCAATATTGAGAGGGCATCCAAGAAAAGTCTTTTTACTAATTGGTATCAATGATTTGGGAAGGGGTTCTTCGTCTGACTTTGTGGTAAAAGGTATAAAGAAAATAGTGTGTAAAATAATTGAGGATTCTCCTAATACTGAAGTTTACATACAAAGTTTATTGCCTGTCAATAATAGATTTAATCTATTTTCAGGACATACATCTAAAGGGGAAGATATTTTGAAGATTAATAAGGCTTTAATATCATTATCTGATGAATTGGATTTAACTTACATCGATTTGTATTCGTTTTTTGTAAATCAAGAAGGAATGCTTGATGAAAAATACACAAACGATGGTTTGCATCTTTTAGGCAAAGGTTATAAGTTGTGGGTGGACATTGTTAAACGTTACATATAA
- a CDS encoding hypothetical protein (KEGG: bth:BT_4475 hypothetical protein~SPTR: Putative uncharacterized protein;~IMG reference gene:2504106547), which yields MGFFSKLFNKGSEEAKGSAEDFMSLVQVYFQSIMAINNGITNIRAIPDVANFKRLFKIPTQKGRLGLAEKSAAKKMLMEDYNISENFFTEIDSSIKKNCRKPQDVQTYGFQFQGFTQDLMMLIGNLMQWKIRIPSAFKKTLYTMTEKTVHDISTKMIWKKDEIHKTASSVRTLKERLGFSEQWMTEFVFAILLLAKKDAKKNKKKGEQIDKK from the coding sequence ATGGGATTTTTTTCAAAGCTATTTAATAAAGGTTCTGAAGAAGCTAAAGGTAGTGCAGAAGACTTTATGTCTTTAGTACAAGTATACTTTCAATCTATCATGGCTATCAATAATGGTATCACTAATATTAGAGCCATTCCTGATGTAGCCAACTTCAAGCGTTTATTCAAAATACCAACACAAAAAGGCCGACTAGGATTAGCTGAAAAATCAGCTGCAAAAAAGATGCTTATGGAAGATTATAACATAAGCGAAAACTTCTTCACAGAAATAGATTCATCAATCAAAAAGAACTGCCGTAAACCACAAGATGTACAAACTTATGGCTTCCAGTTTCAAGGCTTTACTCAAGACTTGATGATGCTAATCGGAAACTTAATGCAATGGAAAATTCGTATTCCTAGTGCATTCAAGAAAACACTCTATACCATGACTGAAAAAACAGTGCATGATATTAGCACGAAAATGATTTGGAAAAAAGATGAAATCCATAAAACAGCATCTAGTGTAAGAACCTTAAAGGAACGCCTAGGTTTTTCAGAGCAATGGATGACCGAGTTTGTATTTGCGATCTTATTATTAGCCAAAAAAGATGCTAAAAAAAATAAGAAAAAAGGAGAGCAAATAGATAAAAAATAA
- a CDS encoding ArsC family protein (COGs: COG1393 Arsenate reductase and related protein glutaredoxin family~InterPro IPR006660:IPR006504~KEGG: fnu:FN0052 arsenate reductase~PFAM: Arsenate reductase-like~SPTR: Putative uncharacterized protein;~TIGRFAM: Transcriptional regulator Spx/MgsR~IMG reference gene:2504106544~PFAM: ArsC family~TIGRFAM: transcriptional regulator, Spx/MgsR family), with the protein MNVTFIQYPACGTCRKAKKWLTENKIPFTERHIVENTPTRAELTEFYKKSGLPLKRFFNTSGMVYRELNLKDKLPTLSEEEQIQLLASNGKLIKRPLLITKGTVLVGFKEEEWENEFK; encoded by the coding sequence ATGAACGTTACATTTATTCAATATCCAGCCTGCGGAACTTGTAGAAAAGCGAAGAAATGGCTTACTGAAAATAAGATACCTTTTACTGAAAGGCATATTGTAGAAAACACACCTACTCGTGCAGAATTAACTGAGTTTTATAAAAAAAGTGGGTTACCACTAAAGAGATTCTTTAATACAAGTGGAATGGTTTACCGTGAACTCAACCTAAAAGACAAACTGCCTACCCTATCCGAAGAAGAACAGATTCAATTACTAGCGAGTAATGGTAAATTAATTAAACGTCCACTATTAATTACTAAAGGGACCGTTTTAGTTGGATTTAAAGAAGAAGAGTGGGAAAATGAATTTAAATAA
- a CDS encoding hypothetical protein (COGs: COG3663 G:T/U mismatch-specific DNA glycosylase~KEGG: bfs:BF3386 hypothetical protein~SPTR: Putative uncharacterized protein;~IMG reference gene:2504106545) yields the protein MNDKSIENHPLQPFLPKHTKLLMLGSFPPQQKRWCIHFYYPNFNNDMWRILGILFFNNKMQFVDQKNKTFYKEEIIEFLNSEGIGIYDTATSIRRLQDNASDKFLEVVEPTDIKRLLDQIPECQAIITTGEKATSTLQEQLDIDQAPKIGEFVSFTYNTRNLRLYRMPSSSRAYPLKVEKKAELYRIAYQEYYKLKNTDL from the coding sequence ATGAACGATAAATCCATTGAAAATCACCCTCTCCAGCCTTTCTTACCTAAACATACAAAACTACTTATGCTAGGTAGTTTTCCTCCTCAACAAAAAAGATGGTGTATTCATTTCTATTACCCAAATTTCAATAATGATATGTGGCGAATATTGGGTATTTTGTTTTTCAACAATAAAATGCAATTTGTTGATCAAAAGAACAAGACCTTTTACAAAGAAGAGATTATTGAATTCTTGAATTCAGAAGGAATAGGCATCTATGATACAGCAACTTCTATAAGAAGATTACAAGACAATGCGTCTGACAAGTTCTTGGAAGTAGTAGAACCCACAGACATAAAAAGACTGCTAGACCAGATACCTGAATGTCAAGCGATAATCACCACAGGAGAAAAAGCTACTTCAACATTACAAGAACAACTAGATATAGATCAAGCTCCCAAAATAGGAGAGTTTGTTTCTTTTACGTATAATACAAGAAATTTAAGGTTATACCGTATGCCTTCTTCTTCAAGAGCATACCCGCTCAAGGTAGAGAAAAAGGCAGAGTTATATAGAATTGCATATCAAGAGTATTACAAACTTAAAAATACAGATTTATGA
- a CDS encoding purine or other phosphorylase family 1 (COGs: COG0775 Nucleoside phosphorylase~InterPro IPR000845~KEGG: bfs:BF3401 hypothetical protein~PFAM: Nucleoside phosphorylase domain~SPTR: Putative uncharacterized protein;~IMG reference gene:2504106539~PFAM: Phosphorylase superfamily): MEDKRILVTFAVPEELVDIKWSGVECFYLRTGIGKMKSTFHLSQAIDGFQPDLVLNIGTAGSIQHKEGDVFYCTQFVDRDLEKVKHLGLSYRVDMTVPLLEKQFAQTWYNEGTCNTGYCFVTDDTQLEGDVIDMEAFAQAWVCEQKGIPFVSIKYITDVVGKNSVKVWKEKLTEAKAGLNKYIHETLGGVK, from the coding sequence ATGGAAGATAAAAGAATATTGGTCACTTTCGCTGTGCCCGAAGAACTAGTAGATATCAAGTGGTCTGGTGTCGAATGCTTTTACCTCAGAACAGGAATTGGTAAAATGAAATCAACTTTTCATTTATCACAGGCAATAGATGGCTTTCAACCCGATTTGGTCTTGAACATTGGTACAGCAGGTAGTATTCAACATAAGGAAGGAGATGTTTTTTACTGTACTCAGTTTGTTGATCGTGATTTGGAAAAAGTAAAGCATTTGGGTCTCAGTTATCGAGTTGATATGACGGTTCCTTTACTTGAGAAGCAATTTGCTCAGACATGGTACAATGAGGGAACCTGCAATACAGGTTATTGTTTTGTTACCGATGATACTCAGTTAGAAGGTGACGTGATTGATATGGAAGCTTTCGCACAAGCTTGGGTTTGTGAGCAAAAAGGTATTCCTTTTGTTTCTATTAAATATATTACTGATGTTGTTGGTAAAAATTCAGTTAAAGTGTGGAAAGAAAAATTGACAGAAGCTAAAGCAGGACTCAATAAATACATTCACGAAACATTGGGTGGAGTAAAATAA
- a CDS encoding hypothetical protein (KEGG: bfr:BF3574 hypothetical protein~SPTR: Putative uncharacterized protein;~IMG reference gene:2504106549~PFAM: Histone H1-like protein Hc1): MKELVEKVADLVAQFNKDANAQIENGNKAAGVRARKASLEIEKIMKDFRKASLDASKQ, translated from the coding sequence ATGAAAGAATTAGTAGAAAAAGTAGCAGATCTTGTTGCTCAATTTAACAAAGATGCAAATGCACAAATTGAAAATGGTAATAAAGCTGCTGGTGTAAGAGCTCGTAAAGCTTCTCTTGAGATTGAAAAAATCATGAAGGACTTCCGTAAAGCTTCACTAGACGCTTCTAAGCAATAA
- a CDS encoding Lactate utilization protein B/C (COGs: COG1139 conserved hypothetical protein containing a ferredoxin-like domain~InterPro IPR003741~KEGG: bfs:BF3397 hypothetical protein~PFAM: Domain of unknown function DUF162~SPTR: Putative electron transport protein;~IMG reference gene:2504106541~PFAM: Uncharacterised ACR, YkgG family COG1556~TIGRFAM: iron-sulfur cluster-binding protein; overlaps another CDS with the same product name) yields MSTKHSIAAEKFLENKDQAQWHNETLWLVRSKRDNLSKQIPEWEQLRDKAQAIKRYTNSHLDELLVQFEENATQNGAIVHWAKDDEEYRSIVYGILKEHNVTKFVKSKSMLAEECELNPFLISKGIDVVETDLGERILQLMNLPPSHIVLPAIHIKREEVGKQFEKDLGTEKGNSDPTYLTHAARKSLRDKFLHAEASMTGANFVVASTGDIVVCTNEGNADMGTSCPKLNIAAFGLEKIVPNLESLGVFTRLLARSATGQPITSYTSHYRKPREGGEYHIIIVDNGRSKMLADKDHVDLLNCLRCAACMNTCPVYRRSGGYSYTYFIPGPIGVNLSMAKDSAKYYDNVSACSLCLSCSNVCPAKIDLGEQIYKWRQTLDSIGKASSSKKVISKGLQYVIERPKLFNTALKFAPIVNSLPRFMKYNGLNDWGKGRELPEFAKESFNTLWKKNKVQKEVRK; encoded by the coding sequence ATGAGTACAAAACATTCGATAGCTGCTGAAAAATTTTTAGAAAATAAAGATCAAGCGCAATGGCATAACGAAACTCTTTGGTTGGTTCGTTCAAAGCGTGATAATTTGAGTAAGCAAATTCCCGAATGGGAACAATTAAGAGATAAAGCTCAAGCCATTAAAAGATATACAAATAGCCACCTAGATGAACTACTTGTACAGTTTGAGGAAAACGCAACTCAAAATGGTGCAATTGTACACTGGGCAAAAGACGATGAAGAGTATCGTAGTATTGTATATGGAATATTAAAAGAGCATAATGTTACCAAGTTTGTAAAAAGTAAATCTATGCTAGCAGAAGAATGTGAGTTGAATCCATTCTTAATTAGCAAGGGCATTGATGTGGTTGAAACAGACTTAGGTGAACGTATTTTACAATTAATGAATTTGCCTCCTAGTCATATTGTTCTTCCTGCAATTCACATCAAACGTGAAGAAGTAGGTAAACAGTTTGAGAAAGATTTAGGTACAGAAAAGGGAAACTCAGATCCTACTTATTTAACTCATGCTGCTCGAAAAAGTTTAAGAGATAAGTTTTTGCATGCTGAGGCTTCAATGACTGGAGCTAATTTTGTTGTGGCATCTACAGGAGATATTGTGGTTTGCACCAACGAGGGTAACGCTGATATGGGTACATCTTGTCCTAAACTGAACATTGCTGCTTTTGGGTTAGAAAAGATTGTTCCAAATTTAGAGTCTTTAGGCGTGTTTACTCGCTTATTAGCTCGTTCAGCAACAGGACAACCTATCACTTCTTATACTTCTCATTATCGTAAGCCAAGAGAAGGAGGTGAATATCACATTATAATTGTTGACAACGGACGAAGTAAGATGTTGGCAGATAAAGATCATGTTGATTTATTAAATTGTTTACGTTGCGCTGCTTGCATGAATACTTGCCCTGTATATCGTCGTAGCGGTGGTTATTCTTATACTTACTTTATTCCTGGTCCTATTGGGGTAAACTTGTCTATGGCCAAAGATTCTGCGAAGTATTATGATAATGTATCTGCTTGTTCTTTGTGTCTGTCATGTTCCAATGTTTGTCCTGCTAAAATTGATTTAGGAGAGCAAATCTATAAATGGCGTCAGACATTAGATTCTATTGGAAAAGCTAGTTCAAGCAAAAAAGTAATATCTAAAGGTCTGCAGTATGTTATTGAAAGACCTAAACTATTCAATACAGCACTTAAATTTGCTCCTATAGTAAATAGCTTACCTCGTTTTATGAAGTATAACGGACTGAATGATTGGGGTAAAGGAAGAGAGCTTCCAGAGTTTGCAAAAGAGAGTTTTAATACTTTATGGAAAAAGAATAAAGTTCAGAAGGAGGTAAGAAAATGA
- a CDS encoding Lactate utilization protein B/C (COGs: COG1556 conserved hypothetical protein~InterPro IPR003741~KEGG: bth:BT_4457 hypothetical protein~PFAM: Domain of unknown function DUF162~SPTR: Putative uncharacterized protein;~IMG reference gene:2504106542~PFAM: Uncharacterised ACR, YkgG family COG1556; overlaps another CDS with the same product name) — translation MSSKDSILQSIKKNTLAKHEMPSLKIDNPLQYEDKIQAFCDMSRTVGGDYHILQQGENINEVILKHYPDAKRIGSALPEVSCATFNPNDVETAQELNGTDVAVVQGTVGVAENAAVWIPQIEKHKALYFISEALVILVSKKNILTNMHEAYQWLENQTYKFGVFISGPSKTADIEQALVFGAHGARNVLVIITD, via the coding sequence ATGAGTAGTAAAGATTCAATACTTCAAAGTATAAAGAAAAACACATTGGCTAAGCATGAAATGCCTAGTTTGAAAATAGATAACCCACTTCAATATGAAGATAAAATACAGGCATTTTGCGATATGAGTCGCACTGTAGGTGGAGATTATCACATCCTTCAGCAGGGTGAAAATATTAATGAGGTTATATTAAAACATTATCCTGATGCTAAACGCATTGGATCGGCTTTGCCAGAGGTGAGCTGTGCAACCTTTAACCCTAATGATGTGGAAACAGCTCAGGAGTTAAATGGTACTGATGTTGCTGTTGTTCAAGGCACAGTAGGTGTAGCCGAAAATGCTGCTGTATGGATACCTCAGATAGAAAAGCATAAAGCTCTTTATTTTATATCAGAAGCTTTGGTTATTCTTGTATCCAAGAAAAACATTCTAACTAATATGCATGAAGCTTATCAATGGTTAGAAAATCAAACTTATAAATTTGGTGTATTTATTTCTGGTCCATCCAAAACCGCTGATATTGAACAAGCTTTAGTTTTTGGAGCTCATGGAGCACGAAATGTGTTGGTAATTATTACTGACTAA